A window from Malacoplasma iowae encodes these proteins:
- a CDS encoding C1 family peptidase, with protein sequence MRIKSINEKLIDKISSNHENNKLVRNALVKNSIYSVALSPNNQIKNTFNFSIDINTLPAVDQKMSGRCWIYAATNLIRENIAKNLHLDNFELSQSYLAFWDKFERCNFFLESIISLIDKPTDDRHLQFILQTGIQDGGQWDMVVNVIEKYGIVPKSVMPDSYNAANTNSINNIINWKLREYAKKIRTCGLSNDGLHNLKEDMLKEIYKILTRVYGPIPKTFDFEYTIKKYESIDDTNYNLPINQKLNKVVDKNLTPLSFYEKYVDEKLSDFVSIIHAPQSSKPFNQSYTFEYLNNVIGGKPILHYNLDLNLFKYLVINSLNTNVPVWFGSDVGWYGNMPNGYWDDSSFDLDIFNINFEVNKGDMLTYRISAMTHAMLLTGVDCDLNKLNDLNEFLNNSENVSLHEFNSKVVNLDTRKWKIENSWGEQIGNKGYFVCSDSWFDKFVYQAVIKKDHLIEIFNKLKMSDVLETKPIILEPWDPIGTLAK encoded by the coding sequence ATGAGAATTAAAAGTATAAATGAAAAATTAATAGATAAAATATCTTCTAACCATGAAAACAATAAACTTGTTAGAAATGCATTAGTTAAAAATTCTATTTATAGTGTTGCTTTATCACCAAATAATCAAATAAAAAATACATTTAATTTCTCAATAGATATAAATACTTTACCAGCTGTTGATCAAAAGATGTCAGGTAGATGTTGAATATATGCTGCTACAAACTTAATAAGAGAAAACATTGCAAAAAATTTACATTTAGATAATTTTGAATTGTCTCAAAGTTATTTGGCTTTTTGAGATAAATTTGAAAGATGCAACTTCTTTTTAGAATCAATAATTTCATTAATAGACAAACCAACAGATGATAGACATTTACAATTCATATTGCAAACAGGAATCCAAGATGGCGGACAATGAGACATGGTTGTAAATGTCATAGAAAAATATGGTATTGTTCCTAAAAGTGTTATGCCAGATAGTTATAATGCTGCAAACACAAACTCAATTAATAACATAATTAATTGAAAGCTTAGAGAATATGCTAAAAAAATCAGAACTTGCGGTTTGTCAAATGATGGATTACATAATCTTAAAGAAGATATGCTTAAAGAAATTTATAAAATATTAACTAGAGTATATGGCCCCATTCCAAAAACTTTTGATTTTGAATACACAATAAAAAAATATGAAAGTATTGATGATACTAACTATAATTTACCAATAAATCAAAAGTTAAATAAAGTTGTTGATAAAAACCTAACACCATTATCATTTTATGAAAAATATGTTGATGAAAAATTAAGTGATTTTGTAAGTATTATACATGCACCTCAATCATCTAAACCATTTAATCAATCATATACATTTGAATACTTAAACAATGTAATTGGTGGCAAACCAATTCTTCATTACAATTTAGATTTAAATTTATTTAAATATTTAGTTATCAATAGTTTGAATACTAATGTTCCTGTTTGATTTGGATCAGACGTTGGATGATATGGTAATATGCCTAATGGTTATTGAGATGACTCTTCTTTTGATCTTGATATATTCAATATTAATTTTGAAGTTAACAAGGGAGATATGTTAACTTATAGAATTAGTGCTATGACTCATGCTATGTTATTAACTGGTGTTGATTGTGATTTAAATAAACTAAATGATTTAAATGAATTCTTAAACAATAGTGAAAATGTTTCACTACATGAATTTAATTCTAAAGTTGTAAACCTTGATACTAGAAAATGAAAAATAGAAAATAGTTGAGGAGAACAAATAGGAAATAAAGGTTATTTTGTATGTAGTGATTCTTGATTTGATAAATTTGTTTATCAAGCAGTGATAAAAAAAGATCATTTAATAGAAATTTTTAATAAACTAAAAATGTCAGATGTTTTAGAAACAAAACCAATTATTTTAGAACCATGAGATCCTATAGGAACTCTTGCTAAATAA
- a CDS encoding flavoprotein, with amino-acid sequence MNKNILIGITGSISCYKICDLVWELKEKGFNCFVAMSETSLKFVNKLTFEILTGNKVLTDKSWFESNSVEHINIINNIDCFLVAPATANTISKISCGISDNIISTLAISLKENTKKFFAPSMNTNMYNNIVIQENINKLKKIGYIEIPPCKTLLACGDYGIGGLAKLEDIIEFINKFN; translated from the coding sequence ATGAATAAAAATATTTTAATAGGAATTACAGGAAGTATATCTTGTTATAAAATATGTGATTTAGTTTGAGAACTTAAAGAAAAAGGTTTCAACTGTTTTGTTGCAATGTCTGAGACTTCTTTAAAATTTGTGAATAAGTTAACATTTGAAATTTTGACTGGTAATAAAGTATTAACAGATAAATCTTGATTTGAATCAAATAGTGTTGAACATATAAACATAATAAATAACATTGATTGTTTTTTGGTTGCTCCTGCAACAGCTAATACAATTTCAAAAATTAGTTGTGGGATATCTGATAATATAATATCTACATTAGCAATTTCTCTTAAAGAAAATACAAAAAAATTTTTTGCTCCATCTATGAACACTAATATGTACAATAATATTGTCATTCAAGAAAACATTAATAAATTAAAAAAAATTGGATATATTGAAATTCCACCTTGCAAAACTTTGTTAGCTTGTGGAGATTATGGTATTGGTGGATTAGCTAAACTTGAAGACATAATCGAATTTATAAATAAATTCAATTAG
- a CDS encoding phosphopantothenoylcysteine decarboxylase domain-containing protein codes for MKILITAGCTKEKIDGVRSITTIPSIELGQKLVSSALKKNHEVIFVASSLITDKEIVENKNFKQLLVTDFKSTYDCLQKLFTLNKIDAVIQTMAISDFVVSGFINKDDIYEIKNNNDFKKLIKQNPNKISSNNDILISMTKTPKILSMFKKWNPETKVVGFKLLVNATDSEIKAAITKQKNDSNVDYIVFNDLKNITDTKHIAHLYFKDDLENYISVYKTKKEIADGLIKTLERKN; via the coding sequence ATGAAAATATTAATTACAGCTGGCTGTACAAAAGAAAAGATTGATGGGGTAAGATCTATAACAACAATCCCATCAATTGAATTGGGCCAAAAACTTGTTTCAAGCGCACTTAAGAAAAACCATGAGGTTATCTTTGTTGCTTCAAGTTTAATTACAGATAAAGAAATAGTTGAAAATAAAAATTTTAAACAATTACTTGTAACAGATTTTAAAAGCACATATGATTGTCTACAAAAACTTTTTACTTTAAATAAAATAGATGCAGTTATACAAACAATGGCAATCTCTGATTTTGTGGTTAGTGGTTTTATAAATAAAGATGATATATATGAAATCAAAAATAATAATGATTTTAAAAAATTAATAAAACAAAACCCAAATAAAATTTCATCAAATAATGACATTTTAATTAGTATGACTAAAACACCAAAAATTTTGTCTATGTTCAAAAAATGAAATCCTGAAACAAAAGTTGTTGGTTTTAAGTTGTTGGTTAATGCAACTGATAGTGAAATTAAAGCGGCAATAACAAAACAAAAAAATGATTCTAATGTTGATTATATTGTTTTTAATGATTTAAAAAATATAACAGATACAAAACATATTGCTCACCTTTACTTTAAAGATGATCTTGAAAACTATATATCAGTTTACAAAACAAAAAAAGAAATTGCTGATGGGTTGATAAAAACATTGGAAAGAAAGAATTAA